The following are encoded in a window of Lichenicola cladoniae genomic DNA:
- a CDS encoding sigma-54-dependent transcriptional regulator has product MRVLIIGSLGGELGKAAQIAAARGAQLDQADDVVAGLARLRRDARFKLVLCELGLPIADLVQGLIRERISVPVIACGAEDDPDAAVRAVRDGAQDFLPLPPDPELIAAMLEAASGESHVLIARDPVMLATVRAAEQVARSDASVLITGESGTGKEIVARHIHRRSRRAEGPFIALNCAAIPEHLLESELFGHEKGAFSGAIARRIGRFESAEGGTLLLDEISEMDIRLQAKLLRAIQEREIDRLGGQTPVRVNVRILATSNRQLAAEAAAGRFREDLYFRLNVVGIEIPPLRARPGDIAVLAAHYARHYAQANGIEPPLLSEASLHCLVAYSWRGNVRELENIMHRAILLAQGPIIEPADLGLPALPGQPKAAALPNQAETLDASRGISGLVGRRMDDVEQALILETLYSTAGNRTHAATILGISIRALRNKLRDYADHGVPVPRPLAGLGAPVNTGVAA; this is encoded by the coding sequence ATGCGCGTCCTGATCATCGGGTCGCTGGGCGGTGAGCTTGGCAAGGCGGCGCAAATCGCGGCCGCAAGAGGCGCGCAGCTCGACCAGGCCGACGATGTCGTTGCGGGCCTGGCGCGGCTGCGACGCGATGCGCGCTTCAAGCTCGTCCTGTGCGAACTCGGGCTTCCGATTGCGGACCTGGTGCAGGGCCTGATCCGTGAACGCATCAGTGTGCCGGTGATCGCCTGCGGCGCGGAGGACGACCCCGATGCGGCGGTTCGTGCGGTACGGGACGGGGCACAGGATTTCCTGCCGCTACCGCCGGACCCCGAGCTGATCGCCGCCATGCTGGAAGCGGCATCCGGCGAAAGCCATGTGCTGATCGCGCGGGATCCGGTGATGCTCGCAACCGTCCGTGCCGCCGAGCAGGTTGCCCGGTCGGACGCATCGGTTCTGATCACCGGTGAATCCGGGACCGGCAAGGAGATCGTGGCCCGGCATATCCATCGCCGTTCGCGTCGCGCCGAAGGTCCGTTCATCGCGTTGAACTGTGCCGCGATCCCGGAGCATCTGCTGGAATCCGAACTGTTCGGGCACGAGAAGGGCGCCTTCAGCGGTGCCATCGCCCGTCGGATCGGCCGGTTCGAGTCGGCGGAAGGCGGCACCTTGCTGCTCGACGAGATCAGCGAAATGGATATCAGGCTGCAGGCCAAGTTGCTGCGGGCGATCCAGGAACGCGAGATCGACCGGCTCGGCGGCCAGACCCCGGTCCGGGTCAACGTCCGCATCCTGGCGACAAGCAATCGGCAACTGGCCGCGGAGGCTGCCGCAGGACGCTTCCGCGAGGACCTCTATTTCCGCCTCAATGTCGTTGGAATCGAGATCCCGCCGCTGCGAGCACGGCCCGGCGACATTGCGGTGCTGGCCGCCCACTACGCGCGCCATTATGCCCAGGCCAACGGCATCGAGCCGCCGCTGCTGTCCGAGGCATCGCTGCATTGCCTGGTGGCATATTCCTGGCGCGGCAATGTTCGCGAACTGGAGAACATCATGCACCGGGCCATTCTGCTGGCCCAGGGGCCGATCATCGAGCCTGCGGACCTCGGCCTTCCTGCACTGCCGGGCCAGCCGAAAGCTGCCGCCTTGCCGAACCAGGCCGAGACGCTCGACGCCTCGCGCGGCATCTCCGGCCTGGTCGGCCGTCGCATGGACGACGTCGAACAGGCGCTGATACTTGAAACGCTCTACAGCACCGCCGGCAACCGGACGCACGCGGCGACCATTCTCGGCATCTCGATCCGCGCGTTGCGCAACAAGCTGCGCGACTACGCCGATCACGGCGTTCCGGTGCCGCGTCCGCTGGCCGGGCTCGGCGCCCCGGTCAATACCGGCGTGGCGGCCTGA
- the fliN gene encoding flagellar motor switch protein FliN, which yields MANELDLTELAESPALQDNGVPRNAQDLEAVYDISVTVSAVLGKSTMQVSQLLKLGRGAVVELDRKLGEAIDIYVNNRLIARGEVVMVDDNRLGVTMTEIIKSERGF from the coding sequence ATGGCGAATGAACTCGATCTGACCGAGCTCGCGGAGTCACCTGCACTGCAGGACAATGGCGTCCCCCGAAACGCGCAGGATCTCGAGGCGGTCTACGACATCTCGGTCACCGTCAGCGCCGTCCTGGGAAAGTCGACCATGCAGGTGAGCCAGCTGCTCAAGCTGGGCCGCGGTGCCGTGGTCGAACTGGATCGCAAGCTTGGCGAGGCGATCGACATCTATGTGAATAACCGCCTGATCGCCCGCGGCGAGGTAGTCATGGTCGACGACAACCGGCTCGGCGTGACGATGACCGAGATCATCAAGTCGGAACGGGGATTCTGA
- a CDS encoding FliH/SctL family protein, with product MRHRSLSGVLYAEDFDAPLPAATALPAPPPSPVVVVEPSFSLTDLRQATEKAEQDGRELERHAAELGMTARRADALVRVADALGTARTDLSRIATEAATATADTLLAMVAAVLPSFAASQGHDEVQALLRLLVPAMCREPRLTVRVHPSLLESLAEDTTGLLADGHAVIDWIGSDSMLPGDVSVRWQDGIMVRDTNALCAKVRDLIMPALRPADSPRSIPLKEHHDGE from the coding sequence ATGAGGCACCGTTCCCTGTCCGGTGTGCTGTATGCGGAGGATTTCGATGCTCCGCTGCCTGCCGCGACTGCACTGCCGGCACCACCGCCCTCGCCCGTCGTCGTCGTGGAACCGAGCTTCAGCCTGACCGACCTGCGGCAGGCGACCGAGAAGGCCGAGCAGGACGGACGCGAACTCGAGCGTCATGCCGCCGAGCTCGGCATGACGGCACGCAGGGCGGATGCCCTGGTCCGGGTGGCCGATGCGCTCGGCACCGCCCGCACGGATCTGTCACGGATTGCCACGGAGGCCGCCACTGCGACGGCGGATACGCTCCTTGCCATGGTGGCGGCCGTACTGCCGTCGTTTGCCGCCTCGCAGGGGCACGACGAGGTGCAGGCTCTGCTGCGCCTGCTGGTTCCGGCGATGTGCCGCGAGCCGCGCCTGACCGTTCGCGTGCATCCATCGCTGCTCGAATCCTTGGCGGAGGATACAACCGGCCTGCTCGCGGACGGGCATGCCGTCATCGACTGGATCGGATCGGACAGCATGCTGCCCGGCGATGTCAGCGTGCGCTGGCAGGACGGCATCATGGTGCGCGACACGAACGCCCTGTGCGCCAAAGTTCGAGACCTGATCATGCCGGCCCTGCGCCCGGCGGACTCTCCCCGATCGATACCGCTCAAGGAACACCATGATGGCGAATGA
- the fliG gene encoding flagellar motor switch protein FliG yields MSTVQLPGVQRAAILMLALGEEQCSQLFAMMHEEEIKEISLAMAQLGSVNADTVESLCAEFSQSISSAGMLVGSFDSTERLLQKSLSRERASQIMEEIRGPAGRTMWDKLGNVNEAVLANYLKNEYPQTVAVVLGKVKASHAARVLSLLPDSFAMEVIMRMLRMESVQKDVLDSVEKTLRSEFMSNLARSTRRDSHEMIAEIFNSLDRQVEGRFMSALEERSREAAERVKSLMFTFDDLARLTPDAVQKLMRAVEKDKLTIALKGASDEIRTLFLGSLSERAGKLLRDDIAQLGPVRLRDVDDAQSQIVLIAKELGGQGEIELNEHQDEQMVT; encoded by the coding sequence ATGAGCACCGTCCAGCTTCCCGGCGTGCAGCGCGCGGCCATCCTGATGCTGGCTCTCGGCGAGGAGCAGTGCAGCCAGCTGTTCGCGATGATGCACGAGGAGGAGATCAAGGAGATCTCGCTGGCCATGGCCCAGCTCGGCAGCGTCAATGCCGACACGGTCGAATCGCTGTGCGCCGAATTTTCGCAGAGCATCAGTTCGGCCGGCATGCTGGTAGGAAGCTTCGACAGCACCGAGCGCCTGTTGCAGAAGTCGCTGTCCCGCGAACGCGCATCGCAGATCATGGAAGAGATCCGCGGTCCCGCCGGTCGAACAATGTGGGACAAGCTCGGCAACGTCAATGAAGCCGTGCTCGCAAACTACCTCAAGAACGAATATCCGCAGACGGTCGCGGTGGTGCTGGGGAAAGTCAAAGCGAGCCATGCCGCGCGGGTTCTGAGCCTGTTGCCCGACAGCTTCGCGATGGAAGTGATCATGCGGATGCTGCGCATGGAAAGCGTCCAGAAGGATGTCCTCGACAGCGTCGAGAAAACGCTCCGGTCCGAGTTCATGTCGAACCTGGCACGCAGCACGCGCCGCGACAGCCACGAGATGATCGCCGAGATCTTCAACAGTCTCGATCGCCAGGTGGAAGGCCGGTTCATGTCGGCGCTGGAAGAGCGCAGCAGGGAGGCGGCGGAACGGGTGAAGTCGCTGATGTTCACCTTCGACGACCTTGCCCGCCTGACGCCGGATGCGGTGCAGAAGCTCATGCGCGCCGTCGAGAAGGACAAGCTGACGATCGCGTTGAAAGGCGCCTCGGACGAAATCCGCACGCTGTTCCTCGGCAGCCTGTCGGAACGCGCGGGCAAGCTGCTGCGCGACGATATCGCCCAGCTCGGGCCGGTGCGCCTTCGCGATGTCGACGATGCGCAGTCGCAGATCGTCCTGATCGCAAAGGAGCTTGGCGGCCAAGGGGAGATCGAGCTGAATGAGCATCAGGACGAGCAGATGGTCACCTAG
- the fliF gene encoding flagellar basal-body MS-ring/collar protein FliF — MNPLLEGLKALGPAKLAAMAAVAIGILTMLAVLVSQGGARPQMALLYGDLDLHEAGQMAEQLEKAHIPHELGSQDDRILVPSDQVAAARLLLAKGGLPSGGSVGYEIFDRGDNLTATQFEQTINQTRALEGELARSIRLITGVRGARVHLVLPHREPFASEQMPAQASVLLSMSGAARMDPEGVQAVLNLVSAAVPGLKPQNIAIIDNRGSVLARAGNPIAGSSAAQSVDELRQSTELRLARAVEEMLEPSLGAEHVRAEAAVTMTSDQVRETQETFDPSQQVLRSQQTVSDKNRNSDGATNTSVQNNLPNANAGQTPSGSQGDRQEETNNYEIGKTVRTLVRDQPRLTRISLAVMVDGTVSKGADGKPAWQIRSKDELDRISTLVKSAIGYDAKRGDIVTVVSMPFTVRDLPEAPAPAGLLGLHLDREDIVHIGQNLLLGTFMLLALILVVRPMVLRLTTVPALIAGPTIGGTALEAGPMLRPALSGPAHATGDDQAMLADQSLITLANIDGRLRAASIRQIVDLAGRHPEESLTIVRGWLAKEPT, encoded by the coding sequence ATGAACCCGCTTCTCGAGGGGCTAAAGGCCCTCGGTCCAGCCAAGCTCGCCGCCATGGCGGCCGTTGCGATCGGCATCCTGACGATGCTGGCCGTGCTGGTGTCGCAGGGCGGCGCTCGGCCGCAGATGGCGTTGCTGTATGGCGATCTCGATCTGCATGAGGCCGGCCAGATGGCGGAGCAGCTGGAGAAGGCGCACATCCCGCACGAACTCGGCTCGCAGGATGATCGCATCCTGGTACCGTCGGATCAGGTCGCTGCTGCCCGGCTGCTGCTCGCCAAGGGTGGCCTGCCATCGGGGGGCTCGGTCGGTTACGAGATCTTCGATCGCGGCGACAACCTGACCGCAACCCAGTTCGAGCAGACGATCAACCAGACCCGCGCCCTGGAAGGCGAGCTGGCCCGCTCGATCCGCCTCATCACCGGCGTTCGCGGGGCCCGCGTGCATCTCGTGCTGCCACATCGCGAGCCGTTCGCGTCCGAGCAGATGCCGGCGCAGGCGAGCGTGCTGCTGTCGATGTCCGGAGCCGCCCGCATGGATCCGGAAGGCGTGCAGGCCGTCCTCAATCTCGTCTCCGCCGCCGTCCCCGGCCTCAAGCCGCAGAACATCGCCATCATCGATAATCGCGGCAGCGTCCTGGCCCGCGCCGGCAACCCGATCGCCGGCAGCAGTGCTGCGCAAAGCGTGGACGAACTGCGCCAGTCCACCGAACTGCGACTTGCCCGGGCCGTCGAGGAGATGCTCGAACCATCCCTCGGCGCCGAGCACGTGCGCGCCGAGGCCGCGGTGACGATGACCAGCGATCAGGTGCGCGAGACGCAGGAAACCTTTGACCCCAGCCAGCAGGTGCTGCGCAGCCAGCAGACGGTGTCGGACAAGAACCGCAACAGCGACGGCGCCACAAATACTTCGGTCCAGAACAACCTGCCGAACGCGAATGCCGGCCAGACACCATCCGGCAGCCAGGGCGACCGGCAGGAGGAAACCAACAACTACGAGATCGGCAAGACCGTCCGTACCCTGGTCCGGGATCAACCGCGCCTGACCCGTATCAGCCTCGCCGTCATGGTAGACGGCACCGTCTCGAAAGGTGCTGACGGCAAGCCCGCCTGGCAGATCCGGAGCAAGGACGAGCTCGACCGGATCTCCACATTGGTGAAAAGCGCGATTGGCTACGATGCGAAGCGCGGCGACATCGTCACCGTCGTCTCCATGCCGTTCACGGTTCGCGATCTCCCCGAGGCACCAGCCCCGGCTGGCCTGCTCGGGCTGCATCTGGACCGTGAGGACATCGTGCATATCGGGCAGAACCTGCTGCTGGGCACCTTCATGCTTCTCGCCCTGATCCTGGTGGTCAGGCCGATGGTTCTGCGCCTGACCACGGTGCCTGCGCTGATCGCCGGCCCGACCATCGGCGGCACCGCGCTGGAGGCCGGCCCCATGCTGCGTCCGGCGCTGAGCGGGCCGGCCCACGCGACGGGCGATGACCAGGCAATGCTCGCCGATCAAAGCCTGATCACCCTGGCCAACATCGACGGACGCCTGCGCGCAGCCTCGATCAGGCAGATCGTCGACCTGGCCGGGCGGCACCCGGAGGAAAGCCTCACCATCGTTCGTGGATGGCTGGCAAAGGAGCCGACCTGA
- a CDS encoding flagellar hook assembly protein FlgD: MSTTITSATDLIQAAELAAKKANAANTAAATASSATDDNGDALSSLTSNYNQFLSLLTAQLSHQDPTSPMQTDSFTSELAQFAGVEQQIKTNTNLTQLLSLNQDTAVSQSTSLVGRQAVVASTQIPLQNGTGELQLNPIAAGSTAIAITNSAGAVVRTQSLDVTAQTTDWKWDGKDDSGTALANGTYDVAVVAADGSAVPFNVIGTITGVTKNASNGVNVQMGGTTVDMSKVMSLLGTATASSGTQATS, encoded by the coding sequence ATGAGCACGACCATTACATCTGCAACCGACCTTATCCAAGCCGCCGAGCTGGCGGCCAAGAAGGCGAACGCAGCTAACACCGCCGCAGCGACCGCAAGCTCGGCGACCGACGATAATGGCGACGCGCTCTCGTCGCTGACCAGCAACTACAACCAGTTCCTGAGCCTGCTAACGGCACAATTGTCGCACCAGGACCCGACCAGCCCGATGCAGACCGACAGCTTCACCAGCGAGCTCGCCCAGTTCGCGGGGGTCGAGCAACAGATCAAGACCAACACCAACCTGACCCAGCTGCTGTCGCTGAACCAGGATACTGCCGTCAGCCAGAGCACGTCGCTGGTCGGCCGCCAGGCGGTCGTGGCATCGACCCAGATACCGCTGCAGAACGGCACCGGGGAACTCCAGCTGAACCCGATCGCCGCCGGCTCCACGGCGATCGCCATCACCAACTCCGCAGGCGCCGTCGTCAGGACCCAAAGCCTGGATGTCACCGCCCAGACCACCGACTGGAAGTGGGACGGTAAGGACGATTCCGGCACCGCGCTTGCGAACGGCACCTACGATGTTGCGGTGGTGGCTGCAGACGGCAGCGCGGTTCCATTCAACGTCATCGGCACCATCACCGGCGTGACCAAGAACGCGTCCAACGGCGTCAATGTCCAGATGGGTGGAACGACGGTGGATATGAGCAAGGTGATGTCGCTGCTCGGCACCGCGACCGCGAGCTCAGGCACGCAAGCGACATCCTGA
- a CDS encoding flagellar hook-length control protein FliK produces the protein MPVGVADPGGRHDAAPKTGGAGISLTVTYVPMAASPTTPPDPVVLAEQDPGHQVADPLNPLVDAPLPARNATRLQRSSPDLDLAGEIDPLKSKPAKEALDLAGMALIAPGTPEITTMPVGSGTAPQPGSAPGPEALAQPNVTDPGGGAGAPAQVGNSLLTLATGPDGSSQMTLTLHPKELGTVHIQLDRTVNGAVRIVVTASEAGTLRSLMGDQAQLHAALDAASIPSAGRHLSFELGLAAVPAAAPGHPASPSVIERIQDTASASQTDAGTNVDMSGFQGADAQAGGGGRDPASGFSQNGRTSDTYPDAGETDPGPTGSISPGLVQRSSSRINITA, from the coding sequence ATGCCCGTCGGCGTCGCAGACCCGGGAGGCCGTCACGATGCGGCGCCGAAAACCGGTGGCGCCGGCATTTCCCTGACCGTGACCTACGTGCCGATGGCGGCTTCCCCGACCACACCGCCGGACCCGGTCGTTCTTGCCGAGCAAGATCCGGGACATCAAGTTGCAGACCCTCTGAACCCGCTTGTCGATGCCCCACTCCCTGCACGGAACGCGACAAGACTGCAGCGTTCATCACCGGACCTCGATCTAGCAGGCGAGATCGATCCACTGAAGTCCAAGCCTGCGAAGGAAGCCTTGGACCTGGCCGGTATGGCGCTGATCGCACCGGGCACGCCCGAGATCACCACCATGCCGGTCGGATCCGGAACAGCACCGCAGCCCGGTTCGGCACCGGGGCCGGAAGCTCTTGCACAGCCGAATGTGACGGATCCTGGCGGGGGCGCCGGCGCTCCGGCACAGGTCGGGAATTCACTGCTGACGCTGGCCACCGGGCCCGACGGCAGCAGCCAGATGACGCTGACCCTTCATCCGAAGGAACTTGGGACAGTCCACATCCAGCTCGACCGGACCGTGAACGGAGCGGTCCGGATCGTCGTTACCGCCAGCGAGGCGGGGACACTGCGCAGTCTCATGGGCGATCAGGCGCAGCTGCACGCGGCACTCGACGCTGCATCGATCCCTTCGGCGGGCCGCCATCTCAGCTTCGAGCTCGGGCTTGCAGCCGTCCCGGCCGCCGCTCCCGGTCATCCTGCATCGCCGTCGGTCATCGAACGAATACAGGACACGGCGTCGGCATCGCAAACGGATGCCGGAACGAACGTCGACATGTCGGGCTTTCAGGGCGCCGATGCGCAGGCGGGTGGTGGTGGCCGCGATCCGGCCAGTGGCTTTTCCCAAAACGGCCGGACTTCCGACACTTATCCGGACGCAGGCGAGACCGACCCCGGCCCGACGGGATCGATATCGCCGGGTCTCGTCCAGCGATCGTCGAGCCGCATCAACATCACTGCCTGA
- a CDS encoding flagellar hook protein FlgE, translating to MSIMGALNTAVSGLSAQSHAFTDISNNISNSQTVGYKATNTNFSDYVLTSGAAQGTAGTVLATTASQNEAQGTITSSSNALALAVSGRGFFSVNEESGDSTTGVKAFKDTAFYTRNGDFTENNLGYLVNSSNEYLNGYMVDSKGVLNTNSLQTINVADVTFRPTQTTTITDAATLPGSVAAGDTSATSSAVNSTISVYDSTGTPHSLAINWAYSPADASWTVSGTLDGASTPNTSAKVKFDANGLISSVAQQNNIGTSPATYGAATTTSGAAATLMLPATFGGVSQPMTISLGAVGSSSGTTMQTNTAGTGAAATVRSDSITSGVFTKISMTSDGNILASFDNNQTQLVGKVPLAMFADANALSASDGEAFTATSGSGAAVITLAGKNGAGDLEIGSVENSTTSLDTDLTKLITAQQAYGASAKVVTTANEMLQTVLSMKQ from the coding sequence ATGTCGATCATGGGCGCACTCAACACGGCCGTTAGCGGCTTGTCCGCGCAGTCGCACGCATTCACCGATATCAGCAACAATATCTCGAACAGTCAGACCGTCGGCTACAAGGCGACGAACACCAATTTTTCGGACTACGTCCTGACGTCCGGTGCGGCCCAGGGCACGGCCGGAACGGTCCTGGCCACGACCGCTTCGCAGAATGAAGCGCAAGGCACGATCACATCAAGCTCCAATGCTCTGGCACTGGCTGTGTCGGGGCGGGGGTTCTTTTCGGTCAATGAGGAAAGCGGCGACTCGACCACGGGTGTCAAGGCGTTCAAGGATACCGCCTTCTATACAAGGAACGGTGATTTTACCGAGAACAATCTTGGCTACCTGGTCAACTCGTCGAATGAATACCTGAACGGCTACATGGTTGATTCGAAGGGCGTGCTCAACACAAATTCTCTGCAGACCATCAATGTCGCGGACGTTACGTTCCGCCCGACTCAGACCACCACGATAACCGATGCGGCGACTTTACCTGGCTCCGTCGCCGCCGGGGATACGTCAGCGACAAGTAGTGCGGTCAACTCGACGATCTCGGTCTATGACTCGACTGGCACGCCTCATAGCCTCGCGATCAATTGGGCCTATTCACCAGCCGACGCGTCATGGACGGTCTCAGGTACGCTGGATGGCGCGTCAACGCCGAACACTTCGGCGAAGGTCAAGTTCGACGCGAACGGCCTGATCAGCTCGGTTGCGCAGCAGAACAATATCGGCACCTCGCCGGCAACATACGGCGCCGCGACGACGACCAGCGGAGCCGCCGCAACTCTGATGCTACCGGCGACGTTCGGCGGTGTTTCGCAGCCGATGACGATTTCGCTCGGCGCAGTCGGGTCTTCATCCGGCACGACGATGCAGACAAACACGGCCGGGACGGGTGCGGCCGCAACCGTTCGCAGCGATAGTATCACGTCGGGCGTATTCACGAAGATCTCGATGACGTCCGATGGGAATATCCTGGCATCGTTCGATAATAATCAGACTCAACTTGTCGGAAAAGTTCCTCTTGCGATGTTTGCTGACGCAAACGCGCTCTCGGCGTCCGACGGCGAGGCCTTTACCGCGACGTCCGGATCCGGTGCCGCAGTCATCACCCTGGCCGGAAAGAACGGCGCAGGCGATCTCGAGATAGGGTCTGTGGAGAACTCCACCACCAGCCTCGATACCGACCTCACCAAACTCATCACGGCGCAGCAGGCCTACGGTGCGAGTGCCAAGGTGGTGACCACCGCCAACGAGATGCTGCAGACCGTGCTGTCCATGAAGCAATAA